From one Bradyrhizobium sp. Ash2021 genomic stretch:
- a CDS encoding beta-1,6-N-acetylglucosaminyltransferase: protein MIVAYLVLAHRHPELLSRLIHQLQSPAADMFVHIDAQADIAPFLRATGSDAHFTARRIPVCWGDYSLIRAAFVLMEEALAAPRRYDYLVLISGADYPLRSATEIENFFRENQGSEFIDSVAMPSTAAAKPLSRLTIYKGRPGPLGWCIGKSRRLLGALGLMPNARDYKKYFGELVPHAGNQWWALTRDACIYIQKFAADNPRIMKFYENTHIPDEMVFQTILANSPFRSNMRRSVTYSDWSGGGANPAEIGERHIAMFRANPRMKIDGIYGSGELLFCRKVTDTAIADRLAVMIQQRNSGR, encoded by the coding sequence ATGATTGTTGCCTATCTCGTTCTCGCCCACAGGCATCCGGAGCTGCTTTCTCGGCTGATCCATCAGCTGCAGTCTCCGGCTGCGGACATGTTCGTGCATATCGATGCCCAGGCGGACATTGCTCCGTTCCTGCGGGCGACCGGTTCCGATGCCCATTTCACGGCGAGACGAATTCCGGTCTGTTGGGGCGACTATTCGCTGATCAGGGCGGCGTTTGTGCTCATGGAGGAGGCGTTGGCGGCGCCCCGCCGCTACGATTATCTGGTTTTGATCAGCGGCGCGGACTATCCGCTGCGTTCGGCGACTGAAATCGAAAATTTCTTCCGTGAGAACCAGGGAAGTGAATTCATCGATTCGGTGGCGATGCCCTCCACGGCCGCCGCGAAACCCCTGTCTCGCCTGACGATCTACAAGGGCCGTCCTGGGCCGCTTGGTTGGTGCATCGGTAAGAGCCGCCGGCTGCTTGGCGCACTGGGCCTGATGCCAAACGCGCGCGACTACAAGAAGTATTTCGGCGAACTGGTCCCTCACGCCGGCAACCAATGGTGGGCGCTGACGCGCGATGCTTGTATCTACATCCAGAAATTCGCAGCCGACAATCCGAGGATCATGAAATTTTATGAGAACACCCATATCCCGGATGAAATGGTGTTCCAGACCATCCTTGCGAACTCGCCGTTTCGTTCAAACATGCGGCGCAGTGTCACCTATTCGGATTGGAGCGGGGGCGGGGCAAACCCGGCGGAGATCGGCGAGCGCCACATCGCGATGTTTCGCGCCAATCCGCGCATGAAGATAGATGGCATCTACGGCTCCGGCGAATTGTTGTTTTGCCGCAAGGTCACGGACACCGCCATCGCGGACCGGCTTGCGGTCATGATCCAGCAGCGGAATTCCGGCAGATGA